One window of Manihot esculenta cultivar AM560-2 chromosome 17, M.esculenta_v8, whole genome shotgun sequence genomic DNA carries:
- the LOC110604756 gene encoding probable galacturonosyltransferase-like 10: protein MFPQIPISIVIISAFFFFFPSNAIRSFHSKTDFHERKIDGFDFSLQFFEAPEYKNGNECAAVNCLLLPSNPSLVHVAMTLDPQYLRGTVAAIHSVLKHSSCPENIFFHLIASDSGLISPSKLSKVVESVFPFLMFKVYTFNENLVNNLISTSIRQALDNPLNYARSYLADMLDPSIKRVIYLDSDVIVVDDIKNLWRIPLTGSRTIGAPEYCHANFSNYFNSEFWSDPEISRLFEGKRACYFNSGVMVMDLERWREGDYTRDIEKWMRIQKEKRIYELGSLPPFLLVFGGDVEAIDHRWNQHGLGGDNVVRSCRSLHPGPVSLLHWSGKGKPWRRLDDMKPCPVDYLWAPYDLHKHQSHPHIHHQKRRQR from the coding sequence ATGTTTCCTCAGATACCCATTTCCATAGTGATCATTTctgctttcttcttcttctttcctagTAATGCAATTCGATCATTTCACAGTAAAACTGATTTCCATGAAAGAAAGATTGATGGGTTTGATTTTTCTCTGCAATTCTTTGAAGCCCCAGAGTATAAAAATGGAAATGAATGTGCTGCTGTGAATTGTTTGTTGCTACCTTCTAATCCTTCGCTTGTTCATGTAGCTATGACACTGGATCCTCAGTACTTGAGAGGCACAGTAGCTGCAATCCATTCAGTTCTCAAACATTCTTCTTGCCCAGaaaacattttctttcatttaattGCCTCCGATTCAGGGCTGATTAGTCCAAGCAAACTCAGCAAGGTTGTAGAATCTGTAttcccatttttgatgtttaaGGTCTACACCTTCAATGAGAATCTGGTCAATAATCTAATCTCAACTTCCATTCGTCAAGCTCTCGACAATCCATTGAACTACGCAAGGAGTTACTTAGCTGATATGCTGGATCCCTCCATTAAACGAGTGATTTATTTGGATtcagatgtaatagttgttgatGATATTAAAAATCTATGGAGGATTCCTCTTACTGGTTCAAGAACAATTGGGGCACCAGAATACTGTCACGCAAACTTCAGCAATTACTTCAACAGTGAGTTTTGGTCAGATCCTGAGATTTCCAGGCTTTTTGAAGGGAAGAGAGCTTGTTATTTTAATAGTGGGGTGATGGTGATGGACTTGGAGAGATGGAGAGAAGGTGATTACACAAGGGATATTGAGAAATGGATGAGAATTCAGAAAGAGAAGAGGATTTATGAGTTGGGTTCTCTTCCACCATTTTTGTTGGTGTTTGGTGGAGACGTTGAAGCCATTGATCACAGATGGAACCAGCATGGTCTTGGTGGGGATAATGTAGTTAGAAGTTGCAGGTCATTGCATCCAGGACCTGTGAGTTTGTTGCATTGGAGTGGTAAAGGGAAGCCATGGAGGAGGCTTGATGATATGAAACCTTGCCCTGTTGATTATTTATGGGCACCTTACGACCTTCATAAACACCAGAGCCATCCACACATCCACCATCAAAAGAGAAGGCAAAGATGA
- the LOC110605460 gene encoding uncharacterized protein LOC110605460, translating into MAAAARAFTLSRITDLSLKHLTSSPSTTPFSRHNLFARPPPSVSSAAAVTVSCLSSGGGVSDDFVSTRKSSFDRGFLVIANMLKRIEPLDTSVISKGVSDSAKDSMKQTISTMLGLLPSDQFSVMIRVSKHPLDSLLISAVITGYTLWNAEYRISLMRNLDISVENSEKLNSSEQNEESIEQSEESESRGGEIGIQDLEISPKVFGDLSPEALNYIQKLQSELSNVEQELDAQKKETMQIECNRGSRNDLLEYLRSLDSEMVSELSRPSSIEVEDIIHQLVQNIVRRFFKDDPTSNLIGHSIIGNTEDHKDTADEFCDTIRTSRDYLAKLLFWCMLLGHHLRGLENRLHLSCVVGLL; encoded by the exons ATGGCGGCCGCAGCTCGAGCTTTTACTCTTTCTCGCATCACCGATTTGTCATTGAAACATCTCACCTCGTCTCCTTCTACGACTCCGTTTTCCCGCCACAATCTCTTTGCGCGGCCTCCTCCTTCCGTTTCGTCCGCAGCCGCCGTCACTGTCAGCTGCCTCAGCAGCGGCGGTGGCGTTTCCGACGACTTTGTATCAACTCGGAAGTCTAGCTTTGACCGCGGTTTTTTGGTAATCGCTAACATGCTTAAACGAATCGAGCCTCTCGATACCTCCGTCATCTCCAAGGGAGTTTCTGATTCCGCTAAGGATTCAATGAAGCAGACTATTTCCACAATGCTAGGGTTGCTCCCATCCGATCAATTCTCTGTCATGATTAGGGTTTCAAAGCATCCTCTCGATAGCCTCCTCATCTCCGCTGTCATAACAGG GTACACGCTGTGGAATGCTGAGTACAGAATATCTTTAATGAGGAATTTGGATATATCTGTGGAAAACTCGGAGAAATTGAATTCCTCAGAACAGAACGAGGAATCAATAGAGCAGAGTGAAGAGAGCGAGAGTAGAGGTGGTGAGATTGGTATTCAAGATTTAGAGATTAGTCCAAAGGTTTTTGGGGATTTGTCGCCGGAGGCTTTGAATTATATTCAGAAGTTGCAATCGGAGTTATCTAATGTGGAGCAG GAATTGGATGCCCAGAAGAAAGAAACTATGCAAATAGAATGTAACAGAGGGAGTAGAAATGATTTATTAGAATATTTGCGTTCGTTGGATTCTGAAATG gtGTCAGAATTATCTCGACCATCATCTATAGAGGTGGAGGATATCATTCACCAGCTCGTTCAAAATATAGTAAGAAGATTCTTCAAAGATGATCCCACCTCCAATTTAATTGGGCATTCAATCATAGGAAATACTGAAGATCACAAAGATACTGCAGATGAATTTTGTGATACCATAAGAACTTCTCGTGATTACCTAGCGAAGCTGCTTTTCTG GTGTATGTTACTAGGTCATCATTTAAGAGGCTTGGAGAACAGATTGCATCTAAGTTGTGTTGTGGGATTGTTGTAA